A window of Streptomyces sp. SAI-127 contains these coding sequences:
- a CDS encoding LamG-like jellyroll fold domain-containing protein translates to MPSEAAGPSRRTVLTAIGVTSLAGTFAGSVPAVAAPAAVAAPVVLPAAAAHWSFDEGSGTTAADASGNAHTATLQGAAGWDTGKVGAHSLSLTAGGNATASGPVVDTSKAFSVSAWVNLAQLGGYQTAVSIDGKVVSAFYLGLRDDTGTFAFARLASDATQGAAVAAAASAPTAGTWTHLVGVSDAAAGVTRLYVNGVLEGETAYTAGWAGTGATAIGRALYGGGQVDQWHGLIDDVQMFPTALTSEQVATLAGVPVETTTPLLSVDVANPAHAVSPILPGLMFEDINHSGEGGIYAELVQNRSMMASDTSPVHWSAVGGTTLTLDTATPLNEALNRSLKVVLPSGTGAGSRAGVANDGFWGIPVRPRTTYTARLFAKASRGIGPLTVSIESADGGTVYASARIAHIGTAFPDRPFELTLSTGSGAPITGDARLTVTTTDPTAAGETLWLQHVSLFPPTYNNRPNGLRIDLMEKLVALKPKFLRFPGGNFLEGNTIATRFNWKNTIGPVWERPGHMDDAWGYWSTDGLGVLEYLQWVEDMKAQPVLAVFAGYTLKGEHVTGDALKPYIQDALDEIEYVTGPVTSTWGARRAADGHPKPFPLEYVEIGNEDWFDGSGSYDSRFTDFYDAIKAKYPHLKLIATTTVTSRTPDLIDEHYYLAPSAAQAATHKYDNRDRASTKVFVGEWAAQEGRPTPDLNAALGDAAWLAGLIRNSDQVLMECYAPLFSHVKNNVWATNLIAYDNLTSYVSPSYWAQQMLTSNLGDTVLPATARALPGLATVATRSGKRLYLALVNYGTEKVDVPVELQGLAKGVRKTATATVLSGPSPATTNTLTAPDTLVPTSRTVTGAAATFTSTLPPLSVTVLELTLT, encoded by the coding sequence ATGCCCTCAGAAGCCGCCGGACCGTCCCGCAGGACCGTCCTGACCGCCATCGGTGTCACGTCCCTGGCCGGGACCTTCGCCGGATCCGTTCCCGCTGTCGCCGCTCCCGCAGCCGTGGCCGCTCCCGTCGTCCTCCCCGCCGCGGCCGCGCACTGGAGCTTCGACGAAGGCTCCGGCACCACCGCCGCCGACGCGTCCGGCAACGCCCACACCGCCACGCTCCAGGGCGCGGCCGGCTGGGACACCGGCAAGGTCGGCGCCCACAGCCTGAGCCTCACGGCGGGCGGCAACGCCACCGCGTCCGGACCGGTCGTCGACACCTCGAAGGCCTTCTCGGTGTCTGCCTGGGTCAACCTCGCCCAACTGGGCGGCTACCAGACCGCAGTCAGCATCGACGGCAAGGTGGTCAGCGCCTTCTACCTGGGCCTACGAGACGACACCGGCACCTTCGCCTTCGCCCGCCTCGCGTCCGACGCCACCCAGGGAGCCGCTGTCGCGGCCGCCGCCTCCGCCCCGACCGCCGGAACCTGGACCCACCTGGTCGGCGTCAGCGACGCCGCGGCAGGCGTCACCCGCCTGTACGTCAACGGCGTGCTCGAAGGCGAGACCGCCTACACGGCAGGCTGGGCAGGCACAGGCGCCACCGCCATCGGCCGCGCGCTGTACGGCGGCGGACAGGTAGACCAGTGGCACGGCCTGATCGACGACGTACAAATGTTCCCGACAGCTCTCACCTCAGAACAGGTGGCAACGCTGGCCGGCGTCCCGGTGGAGACCACGACCCCACTGCTCAGCGTGGACGTAGCGAATCCTGCTCACGCGGTCTCCCCCATCCTCCCGGGCCTGATGTTCGAGGACATCAACCACTCCGGCGAGGGCGGCATCTACGCCGAACTGGTGCAGAACCGCTCGATGATGGCCAGCGACACGTCACCGGTCCACTGGTCCGCGGTGGGCGGCACGACGCTGACGCTGGACACGGCCACGCCGTTGAACGAGGCGCTGAACCGCTCCCTCAAGGTGGTACTGCCGAGCGGCACAGGGGCCGGCAGCCGAGCCGGTGTTGCGAACGACGGCTTCTGGGGCATCCCGGTGCGCCCCCGAACCACGTACACGGCCCGCCTGTTCGCGAAGGCATCGCGCGGGATCGGTCCCCTGACGGTGTCGATCGAGTCGGCGGACGGGGGAACGGTGTACGCCTCCGCGAGGATCGCGCACATCGGTACGGCCTTCCCCGACCGCCCCTTCGAACTGACCCTGAGCACGGGTTCGGGCGCCCCGATAACGGGCGACGCAAGGCTGACCGTAACCACGACCGACCCGACCGCCGCGGGCGAGACGCTGTGGCTCCAGCACGTCTCCCTCTTCCCGCCCACGTACAACAACCGCCCCAACGGCCTGCGCATCGACCTGATGGAGAAACTGGTAGCCCTGAAGCCGAAGTTCCTGCGCTTCCCCGGCGGCAACTTCCTCGAGGGCAACACGATCGCGACCCGCTTCAACTGGAAGAACACGATCGGCCCGGTCTGGGAGCGCCCCGGCCACATGGACGACGCGTGGGGCTACTGGTCCACGGACGGACTGGGTGTTCTGGAGTACCTGCAGTGGGTCGAGGACATGAAGGCCCAACCGGTCCTGGCCGTCTTCGCCGGCTACACCCTGAAGGGCGAACACGTCACGGGCGACGCACTCAAGCCGTACATCCAGGACGCCCTGGACGAGATTGAGTACGTCACGGGCCCGGTCACCAGCACCTGGGGCGCCCGGCGTGCGGCCGACGGCCACCCGAAGCCGTTCCCCCTGGAGTACGTGGAGATAGGCAACGAGGACTGGTTCGACGGATCGGGCTCGTACGACTCCCGCTTCACGGACTTCTACGACGCGATCAAGGCGAAGTACCCACACCTGAAGCTGATCGCGACGACAACGGTGACGAGCCGCACCCCGGACCTGATAGACGAGCACTATTACCTGGCCCCGTCCGCAGCCCAGGCCGCCACCCACAAGTACGACAACAGGGACCGCGCCTCGACGAAGGTCTTCGTAGGCGAGTGGGCGGCGCAGGAGGGCCGCCCGACCCCCGACCTGAACGCAGCTCTGGGCGACGCGGCTTGGCTGGCAGGCCTGATCCGCAACTCGGACCAGGTCTTGATGGAGTGCTACGCCCCGTTGTTCTCCCACGTGAAGAACAACGTCTGGGCTACGAACCTGATCGCCTACGACAACCTCACGAGCTATGTCTCCCCCAGCTACTGGGCCCAGCAGATGCTGACGAGCAACCTGGGCGACACGGTCCTTCCGGCCACGGCACGCGCGCTGCCGGGCTTGGCGACGGTGGCCACGCGCTCCGGGAAGCGGCTGTATCTGGCGCTGGTGAACTACGGGACGGAGAAGGTGGATGTGCCGGTGGAACTCCAGGGCTTGGCGAAGGGGGTCAGGAAGACCGCCACGGCCACGGTCCTGTCGGGCCCGTCCCCTGCTACGACGAACACCCTGACCGCGCCCGACACGCTCGTGCCCACTTCCCGCACGGTGACCGGCGCGGCGGCGACGTTCACGAGCACGCTGCCACCGCTGTCGGTGACGGTGCTCGAGCTCACCTTGACCTGA